From Aythya fuligula isolate bAytFul2 chromosome 20, bAytFul2.pri, whole genome shotgun sequence, a single genomic window includes:
- the LOC116497230 gene encoding LOW QUALITY PROTEIN: C-C motif chemokine 4 homolog (The sequence of the model RefSeq protein was modified relative to this genomic sequence to represent the inferred CDS: inserted 1 base in 1 codon) → MKSSTAALAVLVAALCCQVLSSPAAINFSGPCCVKYLSKNFPSGHVTMYLNTSSHCPQPGVIFTTFKGKSFCGNPQDXVGPEYPETAQGPG, encoded by the exons ATGAAGTCCTCCACAGCTGCCCTTGCTGTTCTTGtggctgccctctgctgccaggtcctctcttctccag ctgctaTCAACTTCTCCGGTCCCTGCTGTGTCAAATACTTGAGCAAAAATTTTCCCTCAGGACATGTGACAATGTATCTGAACACGAGTAGCCACTGTCCCCAGCCAGGCGTGAT ATTCACCACGTTCAAGGGCAAGTCATTCTGTGGCAACCCCCAAG AAGTGGGTCCAGAATATCCTGAAACAGCACAAGGACCAG